The Engystomops pustulosus chromosome 4, aEngPut4.maternal, whole genome shotgun sequence genome contains a region encoding:
- the LOC140128548 gene encoding olfactory receptor 1E16-like, with protein MIMYSLTIVGNLVITMVIGLVPKLHTPMYFFLCNLAISDVIYVSSTLPKLLSITITQDNRISFAGCISQLYFFTFSAVCDALVLTSMAGDRYVAICRPLQYTLIMNRRVCATMSALCWTVSAVNSLLISLLTSVLDFCNSHEISYFLCDLKTMIDLSSSDTTSKEIIIKIEDIVFAFVPFSLTVVSYVQIFSTILKIRSSGIRLKAFSSCTSHLTTVILFYVPVLILYMKPESEYSKEQDNLISLLYVAVVPMLNPFVYSLRNKDVLDGVRKLIARNIVST; from the coding sequence ATGATAATGTACTCGCTGACTATTGTAGGGAACCTGGTGATTACAATGGTCATTGGATTGGTGCCTAAGCTTCATACTCCAATGTATTTCTTCCTATGTAACCTAGCTATTTCAGATGTTATATACGTCTCATCTACTCTTCCGAAACTACTGTCCATCACCATCACACAGGATAACAGGATCTCCTTTGCTGGTTGTATATCTCAGTTGTATTTCTTCACATTCAGTGCCGTCTGTGATGCTTTAGTATTAACATCCATGGCTGGTGACCGCTATGTAGCAATCTGTAGGCCATTGCAGTACACACTGATCATGAATAGAAGGGTATGTGCTACTATGAGTGCATTGTGCTGGACTGTGTCTGCTGTGAACTCTTTATTGATTTCCCTACTTACCTCTGTATTGGATTTTTGCAATTCCCATGAAATCAGCTATTTCCTTTGTGATCTTAAGACAATGATTGACCTCTCCTCCAGTGATACTACAAGCAAGGAAATCATCATTAAGATTGAAGACATAGTTTTTGCCTTTGTACCATTCTCACTCACTGTTGTATCTTATGTGCAAATTTTCTCCACCATTTTGAAGATTCGCTCTTCGGGAATACGGCTTAAGGCTTTCTCCAGTtgtacttctcacctcactactgTCATATTATTCTATGTTCCAGTATTAATTTTGTATATGAAACCAGAGTCAGAATATTCTAAAGAACAAGATAACTTGATCTCATTACTGTATGTGGCTGTAGTTCCCATGTTGAACCCATTTGTCTATAGCCTGAGGAACAAAGATGTGCTAGATGGTGTAAGAAAGTTAATTGCAAgaaacattgtcagcacatag